cagaaattaatttaattgtgtaagcaggatttgtgtattattcttattatttaattttaggtgttttagctcatttcaatttattttatttaattgggttattatttattttagtatgtgtttatatttcacaaatgtgatgtagtattcatttatattgtatattttatgttgtataactttagttcctatgtgaatattagttcctacttgttttgttgtggtaggagggttttgtattgaacacggggccgtgttggttattattatagcagagaagacagcagtaaatcttacgattgcatattagtttgaaaatcgaccggatccaccgtatttttacatgagtgacttccggtctgcccgatcctagctaccggtagtagtattgacgcaggagggttgcgtctcgcgtcaaataataaactctgccgttcttttcgcgtgcgtcgtgttgagccgcttctgggacgcgtctaacacgtggccgcactgcgactggtgtgcattggctgattgacttcaaCGCCCGGGTTTCACACGCCGTTGACATTTCTggcttatactgtcctaccgtgttggtcctcattatagtagagaagacggagtaaatataatctacacaaagaaactgtaacccgatcgacttacagcctcgaaaagtaagggttatattatgtcagaaactcgttttgtacgcctccgttccgaaccgagcaccacgtaccgaaacggttcaatacaaatacatgtaccgttacaaccTTACTATTAGTGCTgactaaataaaaaatgcaaattgactgtaaagcagtcaataaaacacatacatgactcgcacattataataaacacaaaggtggtggggggggcgcgagcgcgcgcgcacaacccggGAGCATGCTGCGTGCATGTGcgatcatcttggccataacagtggcgaaaactaagcactttacactcatatggatcgacaacatcatcttaagatgctaaactgacactttccctcttaacacaaatgtgcaacgcgaatataatgtaaacaacgctctTCTCGACGCAGCCAGAACGAGCGGgagcaaccagccgacgtaacagtaaaaatacgaaacggtcgcgcataagaactttatggcacaaagaggaaatacttaaaatcattcatggacgcacacagatgaATACTTCCTCACACAGTTGGACACATcttaacaggtggccgtcctctgctcaaaatgcgcactctacgcctattctcggtcccagaatacgcagcgcacatgacgtaggacaataacaggaagtaactgactgCTTGCTATGGCAACGAATGCATACCCATGGAAtctttctaacaggagtattaaaattgctaataaaatcgtttaagattattttagatgcatatatgttatattggtCTTATAGagaattcgacgaggaatacgatagacccattaatagactttttgggaaaaatcaccatttctttaagtagtctcatgaataatgacatgGCCTGTGAAAAGCAATGTTAATTAGCGCGGCCACGACTCTCTCTAAATTATACTTGATGAGTAGTCTCTCTATGAGTAAACATGTAGCCATGCTTGTTGGAATTGATAATGCTTGTTGGAATTGATAAGAGAATCGTTAAATTTtcaaacgattccatggaattggaACAcactcgattcccatccctaatctaTACCGTTGTCTCCGCCTTCCAGGTGGAGTTGGGCGTGGTGTACAGTTGCCTCCAGGATGAGATGTACACGGCGCGCCGTGGGAAGGGCGCCTTCTGCAATGGGCGCCCGTTACGGGTTTCTCACCAGCAAGGTCTCTGTTGTACGTCGTAAGCGGCACCGGAACAGGAAGTAATTTCCTGCCGATCGTCACCAGACATCCAGCGATCCATCATCGCCACAGAGTTCGGCTCCAACCGCGACCCGGCGGCGGTGGACAAGATCTTTTCCAGCCTCAGGAACGTGGTCAGCATTCCGGTCCACGGGTAAGCAGACTGCCAAACCGGATCTGCCCAGCATTCGCAACGTTGACTGAGCACGTGTCGTCACAGTGTGCGCGGCGCCGGAAGCGCCGCTGTCAACATGTGCATGGTAGCGTCGGGACGCGTGGAGGCTTACTACGAGATGGGAATCCACGTGTGGGACATCGCTGCCGGATCATTGATAGTCTCCGAAGCCGGCGGCGTCCTAATGGATGTGGAAGGTGAGCGGTAAGTCGCAGCGACCTCACATAGCGCCAGTTCACACCGGCGCGCTTGTGCGCAGGAGGCCCGCTGGACTTGATGTCTCGCCGCGTTCTGGCCGCCAATAACCGCAGCGTCGGCGATCGGCTGGTCGATAAAATCGACGCCTTCACATTGCGGAGAGACGATGACGCCTCGTGACCAAGGTGCCGCAAATCAGTCCAGATGTGCTCTCTGGcatatttttcaccaaaaatggTTTGAAACACGCACATTCTTTATGTATATTTGGGTTTACTTTGTATTTTTTGAACAACAAGTTCATGACTATTCctgaaaaatataacaaagAAACACAAAGTTTGATGTTTAGTTTTAGGTAGTCAAAGTATTGATATTGAAATGTATACTccaaaaatactgtataccattttcgataccacaaaaaaaaaaaaaaaaaaaaaaaattaaatggtaCTTTTTAACTCTTTAAGTGTTTGTCTATCggtgtttgttatttttttgacatAAAGAAAGtgcgccaaaatcaacaagatgtgaGCAAGCAGAGGTGGTTAGTAATACGTTATTTACTtgtgtaactttttgagaaaaatgtacttctaagagtagttttactaagccttactttttacttgagtagatttgtgaagaaaaaacaatcCTCTCACTCCGCTCCTTGGAGCTACACAAgaattgttacatttttcctctttttttcttcatactagatttatttatttaagccaACGATACCAATGAGAcgcaactaggcatgtgccggtatgatacactgctggccaaaagtattggcaatcctgtcagataatgctaaatttttcccagaaaatgattgcaattacaaatgctttgatagttatatcttcgtttattttgcttgcaatgaaaaaaacacaaaagacagtgggacaaaaaaatttaaatcattgtcattttgctcaaaactccaaaaatgg
The DNA window shown above is from Corythoichthys intestinalis isolate RoL2023-P3 chromosome 14, ASM3026506v1, whole genome shotgun sequence and carries:
- the impa1 gene encoding inositol monophosphatase 1 isoform X1; translated protein: MVFQRTKSMTDKWQSAMDHAVAVARKAGQMVREAVGSVQSEAVMLKSSPIDLVTQTDQKVEKLIIHSLKEKFPTHCFIGEESVAAGEGCVLSDKPTWIIDPIDGTTNFVHSFPFVAVSIGFAVNKQVELGVVYSCLQDEMYTARRGKGAFCNGRPLRVSHQQDIQRSIIATEFGSNRDPAAVDKIFSSLRNVVSIPVHGVRGAGSAAVNMCMVASGRVEAYYEMGIHVWDIAAGSLIVSEAGGVLMDVEGGPLDLMSRRVLAANNRSVGDRLVDKIDAFTLRRDDDAS
- the impa1 gene encoding inositol monophosphatase 1 isoform X2 — protein: MTDKWQSAMDHAVAVARKAGQMVREAVGSVQSEAVMLKSSPIDLVTQTDQKVEKLIIHSLKEKFPTHCFIGEESVAAGEGCVLSDKPTWIIDPIDGTTNFVHSFPFVAVSIGFAVNKQVELGVVYSCLQDEMYTARRGKGAFCNGRPLRVSHQQDIQRSIIATEFGSNRDPAAVDKIFSSLRNVVSIPVHGVRGAGSAAVNMCMVASGRVEAYYEMGIHVWDIAAGSLIVSEAGGVLMDVEGGPLDLMSRRVLAANNRSVGDRLVDKIDAFTLRRDDDAS